The sequence below is a genomic window from Dyadobacter chenwenxiniae.
TTATTGGTACCCTTATTTTTGCAGCAGGCTGATAATCAATCATTGGTGAGCGGGTGGATACAGGTGGACGGCGAGCATAATTACGCTATGAGCGACTCGCTTTCGCGCAACAACCTCATCAAGTTTGGGGAGCAGGAAATACTGGCGGGACGGAATGCCGGAGATTGGCAGAAGATCACGGATTATTGCCGCGACCACGATCCCAAAAACAATTATTCAGTTACCAGGAAAATCAATGGACACGCGCACGACGCCGAGGACCTGATCAGCGACATTACGACCGGTAAGACGACCAAAGAACTGATCAAGTTTTTTATACGGGAATATAACTATCCGGTGACCACCTATCTCAGCAATGGGGTTTACAGCAATTTCATTAAAGAAATCGACAAGCAGGCATATGCTCAAAAAGCCACTGAAAACCTGTACAAAATTAAAGTACCGACACTTTTGCTATGGGGAAAATACGATTTTGTGTGCCCTCCCCAGCTTGCAGATGACATTAAGGCGCGCATAGGGAGCACGGATGTGATGACAACAATTTTTAATCACAGTGGTCACAGTCCGATGTTTAACGAGCCGACCGCCTTCTGGCAGAGCGTGAACCAATGGGTTATGGGTCATTAAATAAATGAATGCGAATCCAATTGGGATTTTGAGCTCAATTTATCTTGAATGATTTAATCAGTCATCAAAAATCAAGCGACAATTTAGCATTCGGTAACCAGATGGTTTATCGTTACAACACCATTATCAGGAATGACGCTTTGTGTTTTTTGATTGTTGAAAAGAAATGTCTTGGGCGTAAGGCCGGAAAATGTTTTAAACTCTTTTATAAAGTGAGATTGATCAGCAAAATTGAGGTAATGTGCTAAACCGGAAAGGTTTTCAAACTGGTTATCCCTAATTGCCTGGAGTGCTGATTCAAATCTTGCCGCACGAATGAACAGTTTCGGAGACAAGCCCGTTGAAGATTTGAAACGCCTTTCAAACTGGCGGGTGGAGATTTTGAAATAATTAGATAAACTATTTAAAGATGTTTCGATATCTATATCATTGATCAAGCGGATACTTTCACTGATTAGATGGTCCGGCGGTGCGGCATCATTTATTTTTTTTAATAAAAATTCAGTTAATAGATCTATGCGTTCAGCTAAACATCTAGAATAATACAAACGTTCTAGTAAATCAGCTGGGGCAAAATTGATCAGGTCAACAATCTGGTCGTTTAGCTCATTGACATTGATCCCGAAAAGTTGCTTAATGGCTTGTGGATAAAAAGTGACAGTTACAACTTCATGATTGTCGAGATCAAGTATATATGGCAAGATTTTCACCCCACAGATAAATGCCGGGGGTAATGCGTCCGCATCCCTAAAAAATGCTGATCGTCCGTTGTTGTGCTGAAATACCAAATGCGGATAACGGTCGGCAAAGACCTTAATCTGTGATAAACCACTAAGCTTATTAAAATTCAATGCGCTGAAATATCGCACATAGGGTGCTAATAATTTATGCGGTGTAAATACCCTATAATCCATGTCACTTTTTAGTCAAATTGATTATAATATCAGACTGCGATGTAGATAACGTGAGGCGATGACATTTGTAATGTACTGTAAATTCGGTTTCCCTTTAATTGCAGAATTTCCTTTTGGATGTCGCAATTCTACTATTTTTAGAAGTGCCACGCACATAATTTTGAAAAAAAAAAGCAAAACATGGAGCAGGCAATTAATTTAAGAGGACTAACAACAATTAGTTACTGGGCAGATGATTTAAAAGCTGCAAAGAAATGGTACACCAAAATACTGGGGGTTGAACCTTATTTTGAAAGACCAGATCCTGAAAACCCTGCGTATATAGAATTCCGTATTGGGGATTATCAGCATGAACTGGGCTTAATTGACCGAAAATACGCACCGCCTATGCCTGCGCAGCCCGGCTGTGAAATTGCTTATTGGCATGTTGATAACATTGAAGAAACTTTGAATAGCCTCATTGCTCATGGTGCGACGGCATACGGTCCTATAACCGAATATGGCGTAGGATTTATTACAGCTTCTGTAATTGATCCTTTCGGCAATATCTTAGGTATAATGTACAACAAGCATTATGTTGAAATTTTGAACAATCCTAACATATAAATTGGCCATCTTTTTTTGGTGGGAGAGGTTCTCAATATACCGTGTTTTGTAATAGAATACCCATTGGAACCGCCTACGCCGTATGGACAGGTATTGGTGCAGTTGGCACGGTCATCGTAGGCATACTTGTATTTGAAGAGCCTGCCAGCTTCTGGCGGCTCTTTTTCCTGAGCACATTGATAATTTCTATCGTTGGATTGAAATTCATTACCGAATAGCTAGTAAAAATAAGCCTGGATAAAGCCTATGATTCGTTCCTTACGCAAACCCGATCTACCTATGCGCTTCAAGCCCTGGAAAAATCGGTTTGCTGGAAGATATCTTATGAAGATTTGCAAAAGGTTTATTCCCAAACACAGGTTGATAATGTCCTGGGACGCCAAGCGGCTGAACGTCTGTTTTTGTTCAAAAGCCGGAGGGAATTCTCCTTACTGAGTCAAACTGCTACGGAACGCTATCTGAATCTTTTCATTGATCAGCCGCAACTGTTAAGATTTGTTCCGTTAAAGTACATAGCCTCGTACATTGGCATTACGCCACAGGCATTAAGCAGAATACGCAGATCAGTTAGTTAACCAAGGTTCATTGGCCCGGTGATTTATTCTAGCGAATTTTTAAAAAAAACAAAGGAATGATATTACCAATTTTCGCCTACGGATGTAGCACGTTAAGACAGCCCTGCACTGACGTTCAGACAAATGATTCTATTGTGGCTTCACTCATCGACGATATGTGGGAAACGATGTATCACGCAAATGGTTGTGGGCTGGCTGCACCTCAAATTGGTCGTAATATCAATTTGTTCATTGTGGACAGCAGAGGCACTTATGAAGGTTTAGAGGCCGATCAGCGCCAAGATTTTTTTGACGAAAATGATAAGGGTCTTGTCGAGACGTTTGTGAACGCTAACATAGTGTGGCGTTCAGGCCGCGTCTGGACTGACGATGAAGGTTGTCTTAGCATACCCGGATTAGTCCTGCCAGTAACTAGGAGTTGGTCGATTAAGATAGAATACTCCGATCAGCATTTTGTAAAAAAGTCTCGTTTTTTTGATGGATTAACTGCCCGCATGATTCAACACGAATTTGATCATACCCGCGGCATCCTGCATACCGATTATCTCAATTCCTTGCGAAAGAAGCTGGTGAAGAGTAAATTGAAAAGGGTGAGCAAAGGCCTTGTCAAATCGGCTTATCCTATGCATTTTTCTAAAAGATAATAACATGTTAGGAATCAATGCTGCTATTTGCGGCGCCAGGGTCAGATATATGACCTTTACACACTATGAACCAACGGTTAGGATCAGTTTAGAAAGCATTTCCACATCCATATTTCATGTGAACGGATGGATGTTGGACAGATCGGTGCAGATGGTAAGTAATCTTCCAGAGCGCAAATCGACACTTTGGAACGACAGTTATGCGATAAGAAATGCGTGCTAATTGAAATACCCATCGTGTAAAAAATAACTTTGCAGACCATTCTTAGGAAAGTCTGCGTCTTTCATGGTAAGTGGCGTGGAAAGAGCAAAGTTGCGTTTCTTCAAAACCAGGCATAGATATTCATATAGCGCATCTACTGACTCCAGGCTTAACGGATCAATCAGAGAGGTAGGATCCGAGCATATAGTTATGCTAATTGCGTTCGTGTGTTAAGTGATAGACTTGTAACTAATCGTGGTTTCATTAAATTTGATAAGGCCAACCTAGCACGCTAGCGAATCTCGGTATTGTAAGAAAACCAACAGAAGCAATGGAACAAACGGATATAAACGGTGCGTCATTTTTGATAGAGGCACCTTTTGAAGATGTGATCAATAACTTCTATCATCTGTTTGTTGCCTCAGATGGACAACCTATCACCAGGCATGTTTGTCCAAATTTGGAAATGATGCTGGTATTTAACTTTGGAATACCTGTACGCATTTCCTTTCACAATAACCCTCTGGATGTGGAAGTTATCCGACGTACCGCTGTAATTGGCCCACTCCGCCAGATGCTGAACTATGAACTGCTGCCCGGTGCAGACGGTTTGGTAGTTAACTTTAAATTCAATGGTTTTCAGCGCTTATTTGGTTTGCCTTTAACAGGACTGACTAGCGAAGAAGGGACAGGTGCGGAGATTTTAACAGATGACGGTCGCTTTGATCGCCTTTGGGAAGAATTAGCAGCCCTACCTACAACAGAACAAAGAGTAAGTGTATTTAACCAGTCCGCCATAGGCTTACTTAAAGAAAATGATCAGGTAGTGCAGACGATAATCGGTAACCTGGCCCAGTTTTTCAACCCCTGTGTAGACCCGGTAAAAGCCATAGCGGCTGATACCCGTCTTTCGGAAAGAAGTATCCAGCTCAAGTTTCAAAAACATACCGGCTATTCCGTTAAAGAGCTGCTCCGCTTTTTGCGCTTTAAGGAAGTCATTGCTTACATCCTTGCCCGGAGCAATCAGAAAATAGCTATTTTCGATCTGATCGCCACGCACGATTATCATGACCAGAGCCACCTAATTAAAGACTTCCAGTATTTCTTAGGCGTGGCGCCTCAGCAGTTTATTAAAAACTTAGACAATGGAAGTTTCTGCGTAGTTGCCGATACTTATCCGGCGCAGCCATAACATACTTTAGTCCTTAGCGGCCATTTCGTTTTCTTACAATTTCCCCGAAGTCCATCCATATACATTTGTACTGTTCATTTAAATCAAACAGCAAAGATGGAATCACTTACAGAAAATGGAAACAGGATTACGGGTAATACTGTAAATCACCAAAATGTTCAATCCTTAGAACAAACCAGGTTTAATACCACAGAAGTAATCATGCCGGGTATCGTTGAGCCGGAAGGGTTGCTGGTTAAAACCCGTGTATTAAATGACCCTGCTGCCGGACAGGTAAGTGTAAAAGTGGAAGCCAGCGGCATATGTTTTGCCGAGCAGTCCATGCGCCGTGGCAGGTATTACGAGCAGCCCAAGTTTCCTTTCGTTCCGGGCTATGACCTGGTTGGTACTGTTGTTGCAACCGGCCCGGGCGTTGATACAACTTTACTAGGCAAACGCGTCGCTGCCTTGACAAAGACTGGCGGCTGGGCAAGCTATACCCTGCTTCCGGCCAGCGACCTGCTGCCTGTCCCTGAGGATATTGATCCTCTTGAAGCTGAAACGTTAATTGTTAATGGCATTACTGCCTGGCAAATGCTGCACGTCAAAGCCCGGATCAAGCGTGGACAAACGATCCTTGTTCATGGTGCCAATGGTGGTGTCGGAACAATTCTGACACAACTGGCCCTTTATGCTGGCGTCCGGGTAATCGGAACTGCTTCACCTCGTCACCATGAAGCATTGCGGGCGCAAGGCGTGCAGCCGGTAGATTATAATGATACTGATTTAGCGGGGAGCGTGCTAAAACATTCACCCGGTGGCGTAGATGCAGTTTTTGACCATGTGGGTGGAGCAAGTTTTGCCAGATCTTTTGGCCTGCTTACCAAAGGTGGCGTGCTTGTATGTTATGCCATTGCCTCAGCACTAAATGACACTGGTAATATTCTGATCCCGTTTCTAAAAGTACTGGTACAATTAGGATGGTGGAATATCCTGCCTAATGGTCGCAAGGCTTATTTTTACAATATCTGGGACGGAAAAGGCAGCGAAACTTTTCAAATACAGCTAAGGGAAACTTTTACGCAGCTCACCACATTGCTCGCTAGCGGAGTCCTTAAACCTCAAATTGCTGCCCGGTTTCCTTTGGCGCAAATCACAGCTGCCATGAAATTGGCCGAATCACGGACAGCTTATGGCAAGGTTGTGCTTGTCCCTTGAATTAAGAGCAGCACTATTAAAATTAATGTGGTATCGAACAGCACTCTATATATGAGAGGCTGAAATGGAAAATATCTCTATTTTTTTATTTCGGCCTTTCAGCAGGTTCTCTCCCACCGATCTGATCTCGTAAGTGGCCGGAAGATGAAGTATTTTGGCCAGATCCTCAGATACCAGCAGGTCGGCATTGAAATGATTGCAAAGTCCCTGGATTCTTGCGGAAGTATTAAGAACGTCACCTGTAAATATAATTTCCTTTTTCAGCGATCCGATTTCCCCGGCAGTAACCATACCAAAATGTAGGCCGGCTTTAAACGCCGGCAAGATGCCGAAGTTGCTGTTGTATTTTTCCTCCTGCTTCTTCAGTGCGTGTTTCATAGCGAAGAAGCACTCAATACAATTATTATTTACTAACCCGTCTTTCAGTTTCCAGCTGACGATCATCTCATCACCAGCGTATTGATAGATTGTACCGGCATAATCAATAACCGCAACTGACAGGTCAAAAAAGTATTCTTTTAACATCTCGAAGTACCTGACATGCCCAAGATTTTCTGCGATTGTAGTCGAGGACTTCATATCCAGAAACATAAATATCCGCTCTTCCTCTACCGGATGATGGTATTTCCCTAAGAAAAAATTACTCAAGGTACCCGGTCCGATACTCTGGCTAAATTCAGCATAGAATTGTGTAATCAGAATTATCGAAGCAATGTATATCGTAAGACCGACCGCAGCGTAGTCAGTGAAGAATGCCAGGGCTGGTGATACCAAGTTTTCAAAAGAATGCTCACGGTGCGTATTTAGTCCATTCATCAACAACGTGACAGCCAGAAAAATGATAGTAATGATCAGGTAAAGAAAAGATTTAAATACGATCTTTCTGGCGAAGCTCTTTTTGATAAACCACTTACTGAAATAACCAATCTCGAGAATGCCGGTAATTAGACCCATCATCAGGCCTGCGACAGGGATGGCAAAAATGTTTGCTGCAAATTTGTACTGATTGCCTGTCGATGGATAGTGGTCCAGATCTCCAAGAATACCTCTTTCCAGCATGCAATAAATCAGGCTAAAAATAAACCATAATACGCCAAAAGGAATGACACGGGCAACATCTCTTCTGGTTTTCGGTGACAGCATGGATTGGGGTATTGAGGACTGATTTTCAAAATAACCCTAAATTTTCAATAGAAGCCCCATACATGTAAAAAAGTATATTATTGATGTGTCTTGATTTTTGTCAAGTGGAGTATTTATATAGATTATTGCATTCCAAATCGGGCATTAATTTTTCACTCTATGTTTATCGGACACTTCGGACTATCCATAGCAGCTAAAAAAGGCAGCCCAAAATTTTCTTTGGGGCACACGGCAAAACATGGTGCTACTTTTGATAAAGTGGATCAAAAGCGCTTGAATGGTTGTATGGGGTCCTAGAATTTACGAAAAATATTATAGCCAGCACCTTGGCCCTCACTCGGGTTTCGCCACCAAGTGTTCTCTTCCCATAAAGCTGGCGAGCATTGCACGAGCGGAATTTAAGTGATCGGAAACATCGATATTTGCGGGCCCACTTTGGCGAACCCGCACGGGCTGGCATTACTATTTTGTCACCTTCAATATCAGACTTATTACCCGGATTCTCAAAGGAACTTGTTATAATGCTCTTCTACCCTGTGAGCAAGTTTCACTTTATTTCGATAACGTTGAAATGGCGCCGGAGGCCATTAATGTGGATAGCTGTTTTTCGAATTGCTGCATTTTCACTTTCAGCGACTCTGTTTCAGCTTTCATAGAAGTCTCCGCTTGTTTCAGGTTTTTGTTTTCTGCTTTTAAAGCTTCTACTTCCTTAATTAAAGCCTGGATTGCGATCAGGTTAACGCCATCAAAATCAGCCTGGTTAATAGACTTATTTTCTCCGATTAGCCCCAATTCGTCGCGCCCGAAGGCTGCAAAAAAGTCCTGAGCCATTGGGCCGTAATGACGGTATTGCTTCACATCCTGCCCCTTATAGTTCCAGCTTCCCAGCCGCATCCCACTGATCTTTTTAAGAAACAGCGCTCCGTCGGTAGCACGAAAGTTTTCTTTTCGTGTTGAGTCGGATACCACTGACCATGCATAAGCATTGGGTTCGAGCTGTACTCCGGATGGGAAATTATCCTGTCGGGCGTTGGAGGTATATAAAACATAACCACCGGCAAAATGCGTCATCATCTGGTTATTAGCTGTGGTATTGTAAGTGGAACCCAAACTATTACTATCATCACCAATAATAAATGACCCTCTATGATCTGCTCTAACCGAAGAACCCATAGCCGTTGAATAATCCCCACTTGCAAATGTCCAACTACCAAAGGCAGTTGAGTTTTGCCCGCTAGCTTGTGTGCCAAACCCCATAGCCGTTGAATAATCCCCGTTAGCTTTGGTAATAGCACCGCTGGCGAAAGAATACCGGCCTACATTCGCATTGTCCCAATGGGTATAGTTGTTTTCGTCATTAGAAATCCCGCCGGCCCGGAAGGCGCCCTTGCTGCCATACCAGATCACTTTTGGAGAAGTCCCTGGTGTCTGTGATTGTACACCAGCAGTGTCGGCTCCAAATAGCACTGTTTTACCTTCCGCAACGTTCAAAAATGCTTTGGGTTCTGTTAAACCGATCCCAACCTGGGCATATAGACTGGTAGAAACTGCAATAAAAAGAGAAGAAAGTAAGGTTTGTTTCATAGTTTTTGTTAAAAGTGAATGGATAATTAATTTTCCATTCCGGAGTTAAGTTAAATAAGTTATTGCTTGATCACTTTGACTGCTGCTGTACTTCCATCTTTCAAAAGTAGTTGTACCACATACAGACCAGCAGGAAAATTTCTTATATTAATTTCTTTGGACAAAGGTTTTTTGTCAAATTCTAAGAGCGTGTTTCCCTGTGCGCCCAATAGTTTGACAGTGGCAATTTTATCCCAGTGGTCCATGCTGATCCGGACTTTATCAACGGCAGGATTAGGGTAAAGGGCAATTTGGTAAGATTGCTCAAAATGAAGCTCACGGATCGTGCTGTATGCATATGACTGATCTTTATCCACCATTTTGAGACGGTAGTAGTTAGTGCCTGCTGCTGGCGAACCGTGCGAAAAACCATAGTTTTTCAAACCATTGCTTTGATTGGCTGCTGTGATCTTTGAAAGCGTGTTCCAGTCTTTCGCGTTACTGCTATGTTCCACATTGAAATAGTCACTGTTGGACTCATAAGTAGTTGACCAATTCAGACTAGCAGCTGATCCTT
It includes:
- a CDS encoding tail fiber domain-containing protein, which encodes MKQTLLSSLFIAVSTSLYAQVGIGLTEPKAFLNVAEGKTVLFGADTAGVQSQTPGTSPKVIWYGSKGAFRAGGISNDENNYTHWDNANVGRYSFASGAITKANGDYSTAMGFGTQASGQNSTAFGSWTFASGDYSTAMGSSVRADHRGSFIIGDDSNSLGSTYNTTANNQMMTHFAGGYVLYTSNARQDNFPSGVQLEPNAYAWSVVSDSTRKENFRATDGALFLKKISGMRLGSWNYKGQDVKQYRHYGPMAQDFFAAFGRDELGLIGENKSINQADFDGVNLIAIQALIKEVEALKAENKNLKQAETSMKAETESLKVKMQQFEKQLSTLMASGAISTLSK
- a CDS encoding VOC family protein gives rise to the protein MEQAINLRGLTTISYWADDLKAAKKWYTKILGVEPYFERPDPENPAYIEFRIGDYQHELGLIDRKYAPPMPAQPGCEIAYWHVDNIEETLNSLIAHGATAYGPITEYGVGFITASVIDPFGNILGIMYNKHYVEILNNPNI
- the def gene encoding peptide deformylase; this translates as MILPIFAYGCSTLRQPCTDVQTNDSIVASLIDDMWETMYHANGCGLAAPQIGRNINLFIVDSRGTYEGLEADQRQDFFDENDKGLVETFVNANIVWRSGRVWTDDEGCLSIPGLVLPVTRSWSIKIEYSDQHFVKKSRFFDGLTARMIQHEFDHTRGILHTDYLNSLRKKLVKSKLKRVSKGLVKSAYPMHFSKR
- a CDS encoding adenylate/guanylate cyclase domain-containing protein, which translates into the protein MLSPKTRRDVARVIPFGVLWFIFSLIYCMLERGILGDLDHYPSTGNQYKFAANIFAIPVAGLMMGLITGILEIGYFSKWFIKKSFARKIVFKSFLYLIITIIFLAVTLLMNGLNTHREHSFENLVSPALAFFTDYAAVGLTIYIASIILITQFYAEFSQSIGPGTLSNFFLGKYHHPVEEERIFMFLDMKSSTTIAENLGHVRYFEMLKEYFFDLSVAVIDYAGTIYQYAGDEMIVSWKLKDGLVNNNCIECFFAMKHALKKQEEKYNSNFGILPAFKAGLHFGMVTAGEIGSLKKEIIFTGDVLNTSARIQGLCNHFNADLLVSEDLAKILHLPATYEIRSVGENLLKGRNKKIEIFSISASHI
- a CDS encoding alpha/beta fold hydrolase, whose product is MNFIISLAVVLLLAGCQKEEIGTSGLVRDQFYLENDDAKMHVYLEGNISSDKILAMVHGGPGDGSLYYNIDEATHIAEKNFAVAYWDQRLAGTTQGNISKANIANYLDDLKKLIILLRHRYGQSKKIYLLGHSWGGLLVPLFLQQADNQSLVSGWIQVDGEHNYAMSDSLSRNNLIKFGEQEILAGRNAGDWQKITDYCRDHDPKNNYSVTRKINGHAHDAEDLISDITTGKTTKELIKFFIREYNYPVTTYLSNGVYSNFIKEIDKQAYAQKATENLYKIKVPTLLLWGKYDFVCPPQLADDIKARIGSTDVMTTIFNHSGHSPMFNEPTAFWQSVNQWVMGH
- a CDS encoding helix-turn-helix domain-containing protein, encoding MEQTDINGASFLIEAPFEDVINNFYHLFVASDGQPITRHVCPNLEMMLVFNFGIPVRISFHNNPLDVEVIRRTAVIGPLRQMLNYELLPGADGLVVNFKFNGFQRLFGLPLTGLTSEEGTGAEILTDDGRFDRLWEELAALPTTEQRVSVFNQSAIGLLKENDQVVQTIIGNLAQFFNPCVDPVKAIAADTRLSERSIQLKFQKHTGYSVKELLRFLRFKEVIAYILARSNQKIAIFDLIATHDYHDQSHLIKDFQYFLGVAPQQFIKNLDNGSFCVVADTYPAQP
- a CDS encoding helix-turn-helix domain-containing protein, with translation MDYRVFTPHKLLAPYVRYFSALNFNKLSGLSQIKVFADRYPHLVFQHNNGRSAFFRDADALPPAFICGVKILPYILDLDNHEVVTVTFYPQAIKQLFGINVNELNDQIVDLINFAPADLLERLYYSRCLAERIDLLTEFLLKKINDAAPPDHLISESIRLINDIDIETSLNSLSNYFKISTRQFERRFKSSTGLSPKLFIRAARFESALQAIRDNQFENLSGLAHYLNFADQSHFIKEFKTFSGLTPKTFLFNNQKTQSVIPDNGVVTINHLVTEC
- a CDS encoding T9SS type A sorting domain-containing protein, producing MKHYLLFCLLAPLCSFNATAQFTSGTEGFYTSPGTDVCIDGLTFRPTAAFGIVNNTLTISPTALPGSPPSIARVYTFDSPVTFTGRLGLFYLASELNRNTETMLQVAYQNAAPVTTIGSVVNNTSHYIYNDLLAPITFRTVTAAQHGALPVTLLEFKAKKEGSAASLNWSTTYESNSDYFNVEHSSNAKDWNTLSKITAANQSNGLKNYGFSHGSPAAGTNYYRLKMVDKDQSYAYSTIRELHFEQSYQIALYPNPAVDKVRISMDHWDKIATVKLLGAQGNTLLEFDKKPLSKEINIRNFPAGLYVVQLLLKDGSTAAVKVIKQ
- a CDS encoding medium chain dehydrogenase/reductase family protein, giving the protein MESLTENGNRITGNTVNHQNVQSLEQTRFNTTEVIMPGIVEPEGLLVKTRVLNDPAAGQVSVKVEASGICFAEQSMRRGRYYEQPKFPFVPGYDLVGTVVATGPGVDTTLLGKRVAALTKTGGWASYTLLPASDLLPVPEDIDPLEAETLIVNGITAWQMLHVKARIKRGQTILVHGANGGVGTILTQLALYAGVRVIGTASPRHHEALRAQGVQPVDYNDTDLAGSVLKHSPGGVDAVFDHVGGASFARSFGLLTKGGVLVCYAIASALNDTGNILIPFLKVLVQLGWWNILPNGRKAYFYNIWDGKGSETFQIQLRETFTQLTTLLASGVLKPQIAARFPLAQITAAMKLAESRTAYGKVVLVP